In the genome of Parafrankia discariae, the window ACGTCGCCGTCGCGCAGCCCGGGGCCGGCGACGGTGCCGGCCCCGGCAGCGGCGCCGCCGCCCGCGCCCGCGCCGACGGCCTCGGCGATCAGCGCGGCGAGGTCGTCGCCGGGCCGCACCTCGCCGATCCCGGCCAGCGGCAGGATCCGTAGCTCCCGCTCCGCCGACGGCTCCGTGCTGACCCGCTCCGCCGAGGGCTCCGCCGCGACCTGCTTCGCCACCGGCTCCGCGTCGACCCGCTCCGCCGGCGGGGGGACTTCCGCCCGGGGTGGGGCGATGCCCGGGATCGACGCCTCCGTGGGCTCCGGTCCGTCCTTCGTCATGGCTGTCCCCGCCGGGGACAGGTCAGACACCGGCGAGCTCCAGCGCCGCCTCCACGATCGCCACAGTGGCCTCCAGATCGGTCATGAGAAGCGGTACGGCTTTAACGGTAGCTCCGGGTACGGCGTCGGGGTCCGCGGCGATCGCCGCGTCCACGACGTCCACCAGCCACCCGTCCAGCAGACCGTGACCAAGCTCTTCGGGTGTTCCCCCGGAGGTGGCACCGCCGGCCCCCGCCTGCTCCGCCACCGAGCCCGCCGCCCGGGACGGGTCGGATTCCCGGGACGGGTCGGCCACATCCGAGACCACACCTGAACCCGAGTCCGGGAGTGGGGGCCGGCCGGTCCGGTGCCGGCCGCCGTAGTGCACACCGACCGCGAGCGCCGACGTCTCGACGCCGATCGCCTTCAGGCAGGCGTCGGCCATCCCACGGACCGCCGCCCCGCCGATGATCGGGGAGACGCCGATGACCGGGGCCAGGGTGACCCGCAGCGCGTCCGCGACACCGGGAACCGACAGGATCGTCCCGATCGAGACCACCGGGTTGGACGGCCCGATCAGCACGACGTCGGCGTCCGCGATCGCGTCCAGCACACCCGGCGCCGGCTTCGACTCGGCGGCGCCCACGGACAGGATCGCCTCGGCGGGCACCCCCGCCCGCATCCGCAGCCACCACTCCTGGAAGTGGACGGCCCGCCGGCCCTCGTCGTCGGTGATGATCACATGGGTCTCGACCCGGTCGTTCGACATCGGCAGCAGGCGCACCCCCGGCTTCCACCGGTCGCACAGCGCCGTGACGACGTCGGAGAGCGGGTAACCGGCCTCGATCATCTGGGTGCGGACGAGGTGCGTGGCGAGATCACGGTCGCCGAGCCCGAACCAGCCCGGGCCCACCCCGTAGGCCGCCAGCTCGGCCGAGACGACGAACGTCTCGTCCTCCCGGCCCCAGCCGCGTTCGGCCGAGATCCCGCCGCCCAGGGTGTACATCACGGTGTCCAGGTCTGGGCAGATGCGCAGGCCGTGCAGCGTGATGTCATCACCCGTGTTGCCGATCACGGTGATCTCGGCGTCGGGGCGGGCAGCCCGGACACCCTGCAGAAAACGCGCGCCGCCGATGCCGCCGGCCAATGCGGTGACCTTCACACCGCATAATCCTGGCACCCGCACCGCCCCGTCCCCTCGACACCCCGGGCCTTGCGGACCCCGGTTCGGTGGGCCGGGGCCCCACCGGCGTCCGCCCGTGGGGCCGTGGTCGACATGCCGTGAGGCTCGTGAGGCCGCGGCCGACGCGCCGTGGGGTCGCGGCCCACGTGCGCCGCTGAGGGGTCCACGGACGTCCCCGCCGGCTCAGGGCCGCGAATCCCGCCGGGCCCCCGGCTCAGGGCCGCGAATCCCGCCGGCCCACAGGGTCGCGAAGTCGGGCGGTGGTGGGGCGTGACAAGCGGCACGGGGGGCTCTGCTACTCGCCGTTCGGTTTCTTTCTCGCCGTTTCGAGGCTCGTTTTGACCGAAAACTCGTCCGAAAAGGCGAGAAGGATGCGAAAGGGCGAGCAGGCCATCCCGGAGCGTGGGGAATTTTGTCTGATAGATGGCGGTTCGCCCGGCGCTCGGGGCAGGGCGCCGGCCTTCGGGGTGGAGCGCCGACACTCCGACTGGGCGCCGGTACTCCGACTGAGTACCGGCACTCCGACCGGGTGCCGGTACTCGGGCCGGATGGTGTGGAGTGCCCTTTTGGCCCGGGTGGCCCGGGTGGCCCGGGTGGTCCGTGGTCCGCGGGCGGTGCGGGTGGTTCAGGTGGTGGCGATGGTGACCTCGGTGGCCGCGGCGTTCGGCGCGTGTTCGACCGCGGCGAGTGACGCCAGCAGATAGCGGACGAGATGGCTGGTGGGCCGGCTCGGCGCCGGGTTGGCCAGCCCGCCCTCGATCGTGGCGACCACGGCGTCGGCGGCGATCTCGTGGTCGGGCTCGGGGACCAGGTCGGCCACGGCGCTCAGCGCCAGGCCGTGCAGCCACTCGTGCAGCCGCTCGTGGTACTCCATGATCGGCGGGGCGTGCGGGGCGCGCTCGGCGACACAGGGGTGCAGCGTCCGACGTCGCTCGACCGAGTCCAGCGCGGCGAAGAGTTTCTGCGCCGCCTCGCCGGGCAGCTCGGCGATGCGGTCCACCTCGCCGTCGAGCAGGCGGTTCAGGACGGCGGCGAACGCGTGATCCTTGGACCGGAAGTACCAGTACACCGAGCCGGGCTCGATACCGGCGGCGCGGGCGATCTCGGCGATGGAGGTACCGGCGAACCCGCGGGCGAGGAACTGCTGTTCGGCGACCGCGAGCAGCGCGTCGATCCGTTCCTCGCGCGGGACCTCCTGGCGGTTGCGTGGCACCTGATCAGCGTAACGACCCTGGCGGGGGGCAGGAGGGGATTGTCCGGTACCCGTGTCGTCCCGCCCGCTCCGTCCACATCGCTCCCTGTGTCGGTGCGATCCCACGCGGACACTCGCGGCAACCGCCGCCCCGCCCGTCTGGCCCCGCCGCGGTATTGCCGCCCCACCGCGCCCCGCCGGCCAGCCGCCCTGCCCCACGGCCCCGGGGCTCCGGAACCGGGTGGCCCTGGCGTCTCGGTGTGCTGGTGCGCCGGGGCGTGATGTGCCTGAGGGCGCGGCGCGGCCTTCGTGGCACGGAGAAGGCTGAATGGTTGCTTTGCGTGACCATCCACGCCGACGGAAGCCATCTCTTGATTCTGGTTAGAGAGCGCTGTGAGATGGACCTAGCTCTCCACGTCGCTGGAAGGACTGCCATGTCCGCGATCAGGACCCCCCGGACTACCAGGAGCCCCCGCACAACCAAGAGCCTCGAAGCCCTCTCCGCCACCCTCAACCGAGCCCTCGCCGGGGCCCGCGCGTCACAGGCCGCGGCCGCCCGGCACGCGGACCCGACCAGCGGCGCCCCCACGCCCCGAGCCGCGCGTACCGACACGCTGGCCGCCCGCAGGCGCACGAACCTGCTCATCGGCACCCTCGAACGGCTGCGGGGCCCGGCGGCCGGCGCCCGGGCCACCCGTGACCGCGGCACCGGCACCGGCACCGGCACCAGCACCGGTACAGCCTGACCAACCCGCGACATCCACCTCCGATCATCCATCGACTACCCAGGGTGAGCGCATGACGAGTACGGCGGCGGTACCGGACGGATCACGACCCGGGCAGGTGGTGGTCCCGGACCAGGGGAGCCGGCACCGGCCGGAGCCGCCGCCGTCCGCCGCCGCGATGCGCCGCGCCCTGCGCCGCGCGCGCGACGGCGCCACCCTGGACGTCACCGAGGCCGCGATCCTGCTCGCCGCGCGCGGCGCGGATCTCGCCGACCTCTGCGCCTCCGCGGCGCGGGTGCGGGACGCCGGGCTCGCCTCCCTGGGGCGGCCCGGCGTCGTCACCTACTCGCCGAAGGTCTTCATCCCGCTCACCCGGCTGTGCCGGGACCGCTGCCACTACTGCACGTTCGCGACCGTCCCGCACCGGCTGCCCGCGCCGTACCTGACGGTGGACGAGGTGCTCGACATCGCCCGCGCCGGGGCGGCCGCGGGGTGCGCCGAGGCGCTGTTCACCCTCGGCGACCGTCCCGAGGACCGCTGGCCGGCGGCCCGCGAATGGCTGGACGCCCACGGCTACGACTCCACGCTGGGCTACCTGCGCGCGGTCGCGATCGCCGTGCTGGAGGAGACCGGGCTGCTGCCGCATCTCAATCCCGGGGTGCTGAGCTGGTCGGAGCTGGCGCGTCTCAAGCCGGTCGCCCCGTCGATGGGCATGATGCTGGAGACCACCGCGACCCGGCTGTGGTCGACCCCCGGCGGTGCCCACTACGGCTCGCCCGACAAGGACCCCGCCGTCCGGCTGCGGGTCCTGGCCGACGCCGGACGGCTCTCCATCCCCTTCACGACAGGCCTGCTGCTCGGCATCGGCGAGACGACCGTCGAGCGCGCCGAGACGATCTTCGCGCTGCGTGGGGTGGCCCGCGAGTACGGGTCCGTCCAGGAGGTCATCGTCCAGAACTTCCGGGCCAAGGACGACACCGCGATGCGCGGTGAGCCCGATGTCGGCGCCGAGGAGCTCGCGGCGGCCGTGGCGGTGACCCGGCTGGTGCTCGGCCCGCGGATGCGGGTCCAGGCACCGCCGAACCTCGTCGACACCGCCGAGTGCGCGCTGCTGCTCTCCGCCGGCCTCGACGACTGGGGCGGGGTCTCGCCGGTGACCCCGGACCACGTCAACCCGGAGCGGCCCTGGCCTGATCTGGACGTCCTGCGGGAGGTGACGGCGGCGGCCGGCTTCACGCTGCGCCCGCGGCTGACCGTGCACCCGACGCACCTGGACGAGCCGTGGATCGACCCGCGGCTGTCCGGGCACGTGGCGGCGCTGGCCGGGCCGGACGGGCTGCTCGCCGAGGGCGCCCGGGCGGCGGGACTGCCCTGGCAGGAACCCGACGGCGGTCTGGGTAACAGCGGCCGCACCGACCTGCACACCGCGGTGGACACCGAGGGACGACACTCCGCCACCCGTTCCGACTTCGACTCCGTCTACGGCGACTGGGCCGGCCTGCGTGAGCAGGTGCGGGCCGCCGGCACCGGCGTGGACGGGATCTACGGCACGGGCACCCGGGCCGCCGCCGGGGCCGCCGGGGCCGTGGCGTCCGCCGCGGGGGAGGCGGGGGCTGAGGCCACCGAGGATACGACTCCAGCCAGGCCGGCGGCCGGCGGCGACGCCCCGCCCGAGGACGGACCCGAGGAGACCACGGGCGGCACTGGGTACCCGGGCGGCACCCGCGGCGCGTCGACCCGGGCCGAGCCGGAGGTGCTCGCGGCGCTGCGGCGGGCCGGCACCGACCCGGCCGGACTCACCGACGTCGAGGCGCTGACCCTGTTCGGGGCGACGGGCGCCGCGCTGGAGGAGCTGTGCGGCCTCGCTGACGCCCTGCGCGCCGAGACCGTCGGCGACGACGTGACCTACGTGGTGAACCGCAACATCAACTTCACCAACGTCTGCTACACCGGCTGCCGGTTCTGCGCCTTCGCCCAGCGCCGCGCGGACGCCGACGCCTACACGCTCTCCCTGGACGAGGTCGGCTCCCGCGCGCGGGACGCCTGGTCGGTCGGCGCGACGGAGGTCTGCGTCCAGGGCGGCATCCACCCGGACCTGCCGGGCACCGCCTACTTCGAGCTCGCCCGCGAGATCAAGAAGCAGGCACCCGGGCTGCACCTGCACGCCTTCTCCCCGATGGAGGTGGCCAACGGGGTCGCCCGCACCGGGCTGTCGACGCTGGAGTGGCTCACGGCGGCCCGGGAGGCCGGGGTCGACACCATCCCCGGCACCGCCGCGGAGATCCTCGACGACGAGGTCCGCTGGGTGCTGACCAAGGGCAAGCTGCCCACCGCCGCCTGGGTCGAGGTGGTCACCACCGCGCACCGCGTCGGCCTGCGCTCCTCGGCGACGATGATGTACGGCCACGTGGACACCCCGGCGCACTGGGTCGCCCACCTGCGCCTGCTGCGCCGCATCCAGGAGGAGACGGGCGGGTTCACCGAGTTCGTCGCGCT includes:
- the cofD gene encoding 2-phospho-L-lactate transferase, which produces MKVTALAGGIGGARFLQGVRAARPDAEITVIGNTGDDITLHGLRICPDLDTVMYTLGGGISAERGWGREDETFVVSAELAAYGVGPGWFGLGDRDLATHLVRTQMIEAGYPLSDVVTALCDRWKPGVRLLPMSNDRVETHVIITDDEGRRAVHFQEWWLRMRAGVPAEAILSVGAAESKPAPGVLDAIADADVVLIGPSNPVVSIGTILSVPGVADALRVTLAPVIGVSPIIGGAAVRGMADACLKAIGVETSALAVGVHYGGRHRTGRPPLPDSGSGVVSDVADPSRESDPSRAAGSVAEQAGAGGATSGGTPEELGHGLLDGWLVDVVDAAIAADPDAVPGATVKAVPLLMTDLEATVAIVEAALELAGV
- a CDS encoding bifunctional FO biosynthesis protein CofGH, with protein sequence MTSTAAVPDGSRPGQVVVPDQGSRHRPEPPPSAAAMRRALRRARDGATLDVTEAAILLAARGADLADLCASAARVRDAGLASLGRPGVVTYSPKVFIPLTRLCRDRCHYCTFATVPHRLPAPYLTVDEVLDIARAGAAAGCAEALFTLGDRPEDRWPAAREWLDAHGYDSTLGYLRAVAIAVLEETGLLPHLNPGVLSWSELARLKPVAPSMGMMLETTATRLWSTPGGAHYGSPDKDPAVRLRVLADAGRLSIPFTTGLLLGIGETTVERAETIFALRGVAREYGSVQEVIVQNFRAKDDTAMRGEPDVGAEELAAAVAVTRLVLGPRMRVQAPPNLVDTAECALLLSAGLDDWGGVSPVTPDHVNPERPWPDLDVLREVTAAAGFTLRPRLTVHPTHLDEPWIDPRLSGHVAALAGPDGLLAEGARAAGLPWQEPDGGLGNSGRTDLHTAVDTEGRHSATRSDFDSVYGDWAGLREQVRAAGTGVDGIYGTGTRAAAGAAGAVASAAGEAGAEATEDTTPARPAAGGDAPPEDGPEETTGGTGYPGGTRGASTRAEPEVLAALRRAGTDPAGLTDVEALTLFGATGAALEELCGLADALRAETVGDDVTYVVNRNINFTNVCYTGCRFCAFAQRRADADAYTLSLDEVGSRARDAWSVGATEVCVQGGIHPDLPGTAYFELAREIKKQAPGLHLHAFSPMEVANGVARTGLSTLEWLTAAREAGVDTIPGTAAEILDDEVRWVLTKGKLPTAAWVEVVTTAHRVGLRSSATMMYGHVDTPAHWVAHLRLLRRIQEETGGFTEFVALPFVHHSSPIYLAGVARPGPTVQENRAVHAMARILLHGAIDNIQCSWVKLGTEGCAQVLAGGVNDLGGTLMEETISRMAGSQHGSRRSIAELEELAQAAGRPARQRTTTYGVVSEERLGTARGDAARTMLTVVT
- a CDS encoding TetR/AcrR family transcriptional regulator, with protein sequence MPRNRQEVPREERIDALLAVAEQQFLARGFAGTSIAEIARAAGIEPGSVYWYFRSKDHAFAAVLNRLLDGEVDRIAELPGEAAQKLFAALDSVERRRTLHPCVAERAPHAPPIMEYHERLHEWLHGLALSAVADLVPEPDHEIAADAVVATIEGGLANPAPSRPTSHLVRYLLASLAAVEHAPNAAATEVTIATT